In one Brienomyrus brachyistius isolate T26 chromosome 7, BBRACH_0.4, whole genome shotgun sequence genomic region, the following are encoded:
- the LOC125745730 gene encoding arrestin domain-containing protein 3-like codes for MVLGKVKSFTVSYDCLNDSNVPVFSSGDSVSGRVILEVTGEIRVKSLKIHAKGLAKVRWTESRNAGSNTAYTQNYTEEVEYLNHRHILIGHERDEDNFEECLTTIQSGRHEYAFSFELPQTPLATSFEGKHGNVRYWVKAELHRPWFLPMKVKKEFTVFEHIDINTPLLLAPQAGTKDKTLCCWFCTSGPISLSAKIERKGYTPGETIQIFAEIENCSSRIVVPKAALYQTQTFFAKGKMKEVKQLVANLRGESLSSGKTETWNGKMLKIPPVSPSILDCSIIRVEYSLMVYVDIPGAMNLSLNLPLVIGTIPLHPFGSRTSSVSSQCSMTVSWLSLPDRPEAPPSYSEIISEEHQHNRLELPTVRDEFEGPLLAYIQEFRYLPPPLYSEIDPNPERVRGTEERRPGTCPSR; via the exons atGGTGCTAGGGAAGGTGAAAAGCTTCACAGTAAGTTATGACTGTCTTAATGACAGCAACGTCCCCGTCTTTTCCAGCGGGGACTCGGTCTCAGGAAGGGTAATACTCGAAGTCACTGGAGAAATCCGTGTAAAATCGCTTAAAATCCACGCGAAGGGACTAGCGAAAGTTCGCTGGACTGAATCACGAAATGCTGGATCCAACACTGCCTATACTCAGAATTACACGGAAGAAGTGGAATACTTAAACCATAGACACATCTTAATTGGACATGAACGAG ATGAAGATAACTTTGAAGAATGTCTCACCACTATCCAATCAGGAAGACACGAGTATGCATTTAGTTTTGAACTTCCACAAAC ACCACTGGCTACCTCCTTTGAAGGCAAACACGGTAATGTGCGATACTGGGTCAAAGCGGAGCTGCACAGGCCGTGGTTCCTGCCCATGAAAGTGAAGAAGGAATTCACCGTCTTCGAACACATCGACATCAACACTCCTTTACTTTTG GCACCCCAGGCAGGTACCAAAGACAAGACTCTTTGTTGCTGGTTTTGTACCTCAGGCCCCATTTCCCTAAGTGCCAAAATTGAAAGAAAGGGCTACACCCCAG GAGAGACCATCCAGATCTTTGCTGAGATCGAGAACTGCTCATCCCGCATAGTCGTACCAAAAGCGGCACTGTACCAGACGCAGACCTTCTTCGCTAAAGGGAAGATGAAGGAGGTCAAGCAGCTGGTTGCCAACTTGCGTGGGGAGTCACTGTCCTCGGGGAAGACCGAGACATGGAACGGGAAGATGTTGAAGATCCCTCCCGTGTCCCCCTCCATCCTGGACTGCAGCATCATCAGAGTCGAGTACTCACTGATG GTGTATGTGGACATCCCAGGTGCTATGAACCTGTCCCTCAACCTTCCGCTGGTGATTGGCACCATCCCCTTGCACCCGTTCGGCAGTCGGACCTCCTCTGTAAGCAGCCAGTGCAGCATGACCGTGAGCTGGCTGAGTCTGCCAGACCGACCTGAAG caCCGCCAAGCTATTCAGAGATCATCTCCGAGGAGCACCAGCACAACCGGCTGGAGCTGCCCACGGTACGGGACGAGTTTGAAGGACCACTGTTAGCCTACATCCAGGAATTCAGATACCTGCCTCCCCCACTCTACTCTGAG ATCGACCCGAATCCAGAGCGAGTGAGAGGGACCGAGGAGCGGAGGCCCGGCACCTGCCCGTCGCGCTGA